CCCATCATAGCATGGTGTAGTTGTTGCATAGATAAAGCTCTAACATGTAAATCCATCTCTGAAGCTTTTACTTCTTTTCCTGAAGAAGTAATAAAATCTTGTGCAGGAGAAACAAAAGCAATCTTTGGAGTATGTTGTTGAGTTAATGCATCTTCCGCACTTTTCATAACACCCATTTTTAAAGCACCAGCAATTCTAATTTTTTCAAATCTCTCTAAAGCTTCAGTGTCAGAGTTAATATCACCTTGAAGTTCAGTTCCTTTGTATCCAATTTCATCTGCATTTACAAATACAGTAGGAATACCAGCTGTAATCATTGTAGCTTTAAATGTACCAACACCAGGAACTTCTAAATCATCTACTAAGTTTCCAGTAGGGAATAACTCTTCTGATGGGTCAACTGGCTCAACAAATTCTAATTTGATTTCTTCTGCTGGGAATGCAACTCCATCAATTTCATAATCACCCATTTCTTTAACCATTCCATCTTCCATAGTTACATAACATAGAATAGTTTTTTTGATATTTGCTTGCCAAATTCTTACACAACAAACACCATTTTCAGGTACATTATCTACTAATCCTTCATGAATAGCAAATGGACCTACAGCAGAAGATAAGTTTCCACAGTTTCCACTCATATCAACAAAATCTTTATCAATAGCAACTTGACAGAAGTAATAATCTACATCATGTCCTGGAACATCAGATTTTCCTACTAAAATAGCTTTTGAAGTAGAAGAAGAAGCTCCTCCCATTCCATCCATTTGTTTTTTATAAACATCAGGACTTCCTACGATTCTTTGAAGTAATTTATCTCTTTTTCTTGTATCTTCTAAAGCTTCTTTTGGTAAATTTGCAATATTAAAGAATGTCCCTTTTGAAGTTCCACCTCTCATATATGTAGCTTTTACTTTAAATTGTGGTTGATAAGCCATTTTTGTTTCCCTTGTAAATTAGTATATTATCTTTTTTAAATATGAACATTATTCACACTAAAAAAAGATAAGTCAAAGAGCAAAAGCTCTTTGATTATCATATGATATTATTAACCTTCTGCAACAACATCTTTAGCGAATTTTTGTAAAATACCACCATTTTTGTAAACTTCAACTTCAGCAGAAGTATCTAATCTACAAAGAACTTCGAATTTAACAACTTCACCATTTGCTCTTGTCATAACAACAGTTAAGTCACATCTTGGAGTGATTTCACCTTCAATATCAAAAGTCTCAGACCCATCAATATTATATGTAAATCTTGTCTCACCATCTTTAAATTGTAATGGTAATACACCCATACCAACTAGGTTAGTTCTGTGAATTCTTTCAATTGACTCAGCAATAAGAACTTCAACACCTGCAAGTCTAACACCTTTTGCAGCCCAGTCTCTTGATGAACCTTGACCATAGTTAGTACCAGCGATGATAATAAGTGGTTGTTTTCTATTGTTATACTCTTCAATAGCTTCCCACATTCTAGACTCTTTACCTTCTGGCATAATCTTAGTTAATGAACCTTGTTTAACATTTCCATTTTCATCTTTAACCATTTCATTAAATAGTTTTGGATTTGCTAAAGTAGCTCTTGAAGCTGTATTATGATCCCCTCTATGTGTTGCATAAGAGTTTAAATCTTCTACTGGTAATCCCATTTTTAAACAATATTCCCCAGAAGCAGAATCTGGTAAAATTGCATTTGATGGAGATAAGTGGTCAGTAGTGATATTATCAGGGAATACACCTAATGGTCTCATACCTTTTAATGCTGGCATACTCATATATTCAGCTTCCCAATATGGAGGTCTTTGAATATAAGTAGAGTTTGGATTCCATCTGTAGAATGGCTCAGCTTTAACATCACTTAAGGCATTTCTAGCAAACATTGGATCATAAATAGCATTATACATTTCTGGTCTAACATACTCTTTTTCAATTGCATCAATCTCTTCATCAGATGGCCATAAATCAGCTAACTTAATATCGTTACCATCTTTATCTTTACCTAATACATCATTTTCAATGTCAAATCTTACAGTACCTGCTAATGCATATGCAACAACAAGTGCAGGAGATGCTAAGAATGCTTCTTTTACATATGGGTGGATTCTTCCATCAAAGTTTCTGTTTCCAGAAAGTACAGCAGTTGAATAGATATCTCTATCAATTACTTCTTGTTGGATTTTTGGATCTAATGCACCAGACATACCATTACAAGTAGTACATGCAAAACCAACTACACCGAATCCTAGTTTTTCCATTTCAGGTAATAAACCAGCTTCTTTTAAATAAACTTCAATAACTTTTGAACCTGGTGCTAATGAAGATTTAACCCATGGCTTTCTTTCTAATCCAAGTTCATTTGCTTTTTTAGCTAATAAACCAGCAGCAATAACGTTTCTTGGGTTTGAAGTATTTGTACAAGAAGTAATAGCAGCAATTAAGATACCACCATCTGGAATTAAATCACCTTCCTGAGTCCACTCTTTTACAATACCTTCTGCTTTTAAAGTAGAAGT
This sequence is a window from Halarcobacter bivalviorum. Protein-coding genes within it:
- the acnD gene encoding Fe/S-dependent 2-methylisocitrate dehydratase AcnD, which gives rise to MTNEKYLKDLDGVDGVKYYDVKAAVEDITAGSFEKLNYTSRVLAENLIRKCPSEDLKDSLIQLIEKRTDKDFPWYPSRVICHDILGLTAFVDLAGLREAVAKEGGDPQKVNPVVPTQLIVDHSLAVECGGFDPDAFQKNRDIEDRRNADRFHFINWTKEAFNNVDVIPPGNGIMHQINLEKMSPVVHLNEGIASPDTLVGTDSHTPHVDALGVIAVGVGGLEAENVMLGNPSYMRVPEIIGVEIVGTRAPGITATDIALSMTSFLRENNVISAYLEFFGSGIKYLNLGDRATIANMTPEYGASAGMFAIDEQTISYLRVTGREEKQVKLVEAYAKANGLWADQFENATYARTIQFDLSKVTRSLAGPSKPHKLVPTSTLKAEGIVKEWTQEGDLIPDGGILIAAITSCTNTSNPRNVIAAGLLAKKANELGLERKPWVKSSLAPGSKVIEVYLKEAGLLPEMEKLGFGVVGFACTTCNGMSGALDPKIQQEVIDRDIYSTAVLSGNRNFDGRIHPYVKEAFLASPALVVAYALAGTVRFDIENDVLGKDKDGNDIKLADLWPSDEEIDAIEKEYVRPEMYNAIYDPMFARNALSDVKAEPFYRWNPNSTYIQRPPYWEAEYMSMPALKGMRPLGVFPDNITTDHLSPSNAILPDSASGEYCLKMGLPVEDLNSYATHRGDHNTASRATLANPKLFNEMVKDENGNVKQGSLTKIMPEGKESRMWEAIEEYNNRKQPLIIIAGTNYGQGSSRDWAAKGVRLAGVEVLIAESIERIHRTNLVGMGVLPLQFKDGETRFTYNIDGSETFDIEGEITPRCDLTVVMTRANGEVVKFEVLCRLDTSAEVEVYKNGGILQKFAKDVVAEG
- the prpF gene encoding 2-methylaconitate cis-trans isomerase PrpF — encoded protein: MAYQPQFKVKATYMRGGTSKGTFFNIANLPKEALEDTRKRDKLLQRIVGSPDVYKKQMDGMGGASSSTSKAILVGKSDVPGHDVDYYFCQVAIDKDFVDMSGNCGNLSSAVGPFAIHEGLVDNVPENGVCCVRIWQANIKKTILCYVTMEDGMVKEMGDYEIDGVAFPAEEIKLEFVEPVDPSEELFPTGNLVDDLEVPGVGTFKATMITAGIPTVFVNADEIGYKGTELQGDINSDTEALERFEKIRIAGALKMGVMKSAEDALTQQHTPKIAFVSPAQDFITSSGKEVKASEMDLHVRALSMQQLHHAMMGTASVAIGVAACIPGTLVNLAAGGGEKESVTFGHPSGAIKVGASLSQKDGKYTVEKASMSRSARIIMDGNVFVPAGTMDV